The genomic region CCTTCCAGTCGTACAGAAACAGATCGACATACGGCGCGACCGCTTCCAGGCGGTCATAGGAGTACTGGCCGCACGTCTCGACGCAGGTATGCAGCCCCACCTGCTTGGCCTGCTGCAACAAAGCCTTGCAGAAAGCCGCCTGCAGCAGCGGCTCGCCGCCCGAAAGCGTGAGCCCGCCCCCCGAAGATTCGTAGAAGAACCGATCCCGCAGCACGATCTCCAGCACGTCGTCAACGGTCACGTCGCGTCCGATCATCTCCAGCGCCCCGGCGTAACACTCCCGTGCACACAGCCCGCAGGCGACACACTTCGATCGGTCGAGCTCGTGTCGCCCCTCGGTGATGCGGTGTCCCTGAGGGCGGCAGACCGGGAGGCATCGGCCGCACCCGATGCACTTCTCGGGCAGGAAAGACAGGAGTGGAGAGGCGGTCAAGCCCTCGGGATTGTGGCACCAGGCGCACCGGAGCGGACATCCTTTCATAAACACGGTCGTGCGGATGCCCGGCCCGTCATGCAACGAAGACCGCTGAATATCGAA from Lentisphaerota bacterium harbors:
- a CDS encoding glycyl-radical enzyme activating protein translates to MNGCVRRRQIRNATAISRCAWPGSRRCSSSSTRNFRNISLREPNIATSATGTIFDIQRSSLHDGPGIRTTVFMKGCPLRCAWCHNPEGLTASPLLSFLPEKCIGCGRCLPVCRPQGHRITEGRHELDRSKCVACGLCARECYAGALEMIGRDVTVDDVLEIVLRDRFFYESSGGGLTLSGGEPLLQAAFCKALLQQAKQVGLHTCVETCGQYSYDRLEAVAPYVDLFLYDWKESDTARHLASCGAGNERILANLRALDGDGRRIRLRCPIIPGFNDRPDHFEGIAGLARSLHNLEGVELLPYHPLGVSKLRRFGLDHEPLPQAQTDIPDSLSRWVEFLRQRGLVMLNGL